In Halobacteriovorax marinus SJ, the following proteins share a genomic window:
- a CDS encoding sterol desaturase family protein — MQTRFIVFISILATFSLLECLLKRRRDPNLYPSNIYRRLSNIALLMFGSLLLFLWNHFLPLVSAYRATDFGVGLIPWLGLSFEASVILGFILMDLLIYFQHLLFHKIKILWKVHRVHHLDNLLDVTTALRFHPLELILSQLIKITGVIAFGVGLESLLLFEITLSSFAIFNHANIQLPKKLDKFLASLFVTPNFHVIHHHPKLHLHNSNYGFCLSIWDRIFKTYESAKVEDYSEFDCGLDSEYRDSFKGMLSTPFRR; from the coding sequence TTGCAGACGCGCTTTATTGTCTTTATCTCAATTTTAGCAACTTTTTCATTGCTTGAGTGTTTACTGAAGCGCCGTAGGGATCCCAATTTATATCCTTCAAATATCTATAGGCGACTTTCGAATATTGCTTTGCTGATGTTTGGAAGTTTACTTCTATTTCTTTGGAATCATTTTCTTCCACTGGTGAGTGCTTATAGGGCAACTGACTTCGGAGTGGGCCTTATTCCCTGGCTTGGTTTATCGTTTGAGGCAAGTGTGATTTTGGGTTTTATTCTTATGGACCTGCTCATTTACTTTCAACATCTCTTATTTCATAAAATTAAAATACTTTGGAAAGTTCACCGGGTACATCATTTAGATAATTTATTAGATGTCACAACGGCCCTGCGCTTTCATCCGCTAGAGTTGATCTTATCTCAGTTAATAAAGATCACTGGAGTTATAGCTTTTGGTGTTGGCCTAGAGAGTTTATTGCTTTTTGAAATTACTCTTAGTTCTTTTGCTATTTTTAATCATGCCAATATTCAATTGCCTAAGAAGTTGGATAAGTTCTTAGCTAGTCTTTTTGTAACACCTAATTTTCACGTCATTCATCACCATCCAAAACTTCATTTACATAATTCCAATTATGGATTTTGCTTATCTATTTGGGATAGAATTTTTAAAACTTATGAGAGTGCTAAGGTAGAGGACTATAGTGAATTTGATTGTGGTCTTGATAGTGAGTATAGAGACTCTTTTAAGGGAATGCTGAGCACTCCCTTTAGGAGATAA
- the sufD gene encoding Fe-S cluster assembly protein SufD: protein MKINEVTDNYIKELELIAKSDVQKSALNFFKERGLPHTKMEDWLYTKVTDVVPESFKLAKTDSAKEIESPLGEYSLYFINGAYQAQMSKLPSEIQLETISTNDLSIADYLDDTKDIFGMLNASVNSSILKIKVPKNFVQEAPITIIHQATEANSYSTPRIHIEMDIHSQCNFVEIFQGADDLNYNQVSVTNFTLKDGAIAKHIKVQTEGNLAFHAGSVNATLKRDANFKSFTFNTGAIKARHNLQVKLLEPGAEASVDGLYTLAGKQHCDNFSLIHHDAEHTDSSQLFKGVLDESARGVFTGKVLVDRDAQKVNSEQLNKNLLLTKKAHVDTRPQLEVYADDVKCAHGATVGQMSDEEAFYLQSRGLSKERAQKLLIHAFCADAILKIEDTQIENYLSNILFESFEKNVFEHLEQGQ from the coding sequence ATGAAAATTAATGAAGTTACAGATAATTATATTAAAGAACTTGAGCTAATTGCAAAGAGCGATGTGCAAAAGTCGGCATTAAACTTTTTTAAAGAAAGAGGTCTTCCTCACACTAAGATGGAAGACTGGCTCTATACGAAAGTGACTGATGTCGTTCCAGAGAGCTTTAAACTAGCAAAGACTGATAGTGCAAAGGAAATAGAGTCTCCTCTCGGTGAGTACTCACTCTATTTCATCAATGGTGCTTACCAAGCACAAATGTCTAAGCTTCCAAGCGAGATTCAATTGGAGACTATTTCTACAAATGATCTCTCTATTGCAGACTACTTAGATGATACTAAAGATATCTTTGGAATGCTTAATGCCTCAGTAAATTCTAGTATTCTAAAAATCAAAGTTCCTAAGAACTTTGTGCAAGAAGCTCCAATTACAATTATTCATCAAGCAACAGAAGCCAATAGCTACTCTACGCCGCGTATTCATATAGAAATGGATATTCATTCACAGTGTAATTTTGTAGAAATTTTCCAAGGTGCAGATGATTTAAATTATAACCAGGTGAGTGTCACAAACTTTACTTTAAAAGATGGTGCCATAGCTAAACATATTAAAGTTCAGACAGAGGGCAATCTTGCTTTCCATGCTGGAAGTGTAAATGCAACGCTAAAAAGAGATGCAAATTTTAAGAGCTTCACTTTTAATACTGGTGCAATTAAGGCGAGACATAATCTTCAAGTAAAACTCCTAGAGCCAGGGGCCGAAGCCTCTGTTGATGGTCTCTATACACTTGCAGGTAAACAGCACTGTGACAACTTCTCACTCATCCACCACGATGCTGAACACACTGATAGCTCTCAGCTCTTCAAAGGTGTTTTAGATGAAAGTGCTCGTGGAGTATTCACAGGAAAAGTACTCGTTGATAGAGATGCACAGAAAGTTAACTCAGAACAATTAAATAAAAACCTTCTCTTAACGAAGAAGGCACACGTTGACACAAGACCTCAACTTGAAGTCTATGCTGACGACGTAAAATGTGCCCACGGTGCTACTGTAGGGCAAATGAGTGATGAAGAGGCCTTCTATTTACAGTCTAGAGGATTAAGTAAGGAGCGTGCTCAGAAATTACTTATTCATGCATTCTGTGCGGATGCCATTTTAAAAATAGAAGATACTCAGATTGAGAATTATCTTTCAAATATTCTCTTTGAATCATTTGAGAAAAATGTTTTTGAACATTTAGAGCAAGGACAATAA
- the sufB gene encoding Fe-S cluster assembly protein SufB, whose product MSEEILQEEYKYGFYTDIETEEFPKGLNEEIVRLISKKKEEPQWLLEYRLKAFKLWKTMKEPNWAKLDIPAIDFEDLYYYAAPKKKEALSSLDEVDPELLATFEKLGIPLSEQKRISGVAVDAVFDSVSVATTYKEDLEKVGVIFCSISEAVKDYPELVKKYLGTVVPPADNFYAALNSAVFSDGSFVYIPEGVTCPMDLSTYFRINAKETGQFERTLIVAEKGSFVNYLEGCTAPQRDENQLHAAIVEIVALDDAEVKYSTVQNWYAGNKEGIGGIYNFVTKRGNCLGRNSKISWTQVEAGSAITWKYPSCNLIGDNSQGAFYSVALTNNKMQADTGTKMVHIGKNTKSTIISKGISAEQSENNYRGLVKVMPSATGARNYSQCDSMLVGDKCAANTFPYIDVKNNTATVEHEASTSKISEDQLFYLQQRGMDMEKCISMIVNGFCSDVFKELPLEFSVEAVKLIEMKLENSIG is encoded by the coding sequence ATGAGCGAAGAAATTCTACAAGAAGAGTATAAGTACGGATTCTATACAGATATCGAAACTGAAGAGTTTCCTAAAGGTCTGAATGAGGAAATCGTAAGACTTATTTCTAAAAAGAAAGAAGAGCCGCAGTGGCTTCTCGAGTATAGACTCAAGGCCTTTAAGCTTTGGAAGACAATGAAAGAGCCCAACTGGGCAAAACTCGATATTCCTGCGATAGACTTTGAAGACCTCTACTACTACGCTGCTCCTAAGAAGAAAGAAGCTCTTTCAAGTTTAGATGAAGTAGATCCAGAGCTTTTAGCAACTTTTGAAAAGTTAGGAATTCCTCTCTCTGAACAAAAGAGAATTTCTGGCGTTGCTGTAGATGCGGTCTTTGATAGTGTCTCTGTTGCAACAACATATAAAGAAGACTTGGAAAAAGTAGGAGTTATCTTTTGCTCTATTTCAGAAGCAGTCAAAGACTACCCTGAACTTGTAAAGAAATACCTTGGTACAGTTGTTCCACCTGCAGATAACTTCTACGCAGCACTAAACTCTGCAGTTTTTTCTGATGGTTCATTTGTCTATATTCCTGAAGGCGTCACTTGCCCAATGGATCTGTCTACATACTTTAGAATCAACGCTAAAGAGACGGGGCAATTTGAGAGAACTCTTATCGTTGCCGAAAAAGGAAGCTTCGTAAATTACCTAGAAGGTTGTACAGCTCCTCAAAGAGATGAGAACCAACTTCATGCTGCCATCGTAGAAATTGTTGCTTTAGATGATGCTGAAGTTAAGTACTCTACTGTTCAAAATTGGTACGCAGGAAATAAAGAAGGTATTGGTGGTATTTATAACTTTGTTACTAAGAGAGGAAATTGTCTTGGACGAAATTCAAAAATCTCTTGGACACAAGTAGAGGCCGGTTCAGCAATCACATGGAAATACCCTAGTTGTAATCTCATTGGAGATAACTCACAAGGTGCTTTCTACTCTGTTGCTTTAACAAATAATAAAATGCAGGCCGATACTGGAACAAAGATGGTTCACATCGGTAAAAATACTAAGAGTACAATTATCTCTAAAGGTATCTCTGCAGAGCAGTCTGAAAATAACTACCGTGGGCTTGTAAAAGTTATGCCGTCGGCGACAGGAGCAAGAAATTACTCTCAATGTGACTCTATGTTAGTTGGTGATAAGTGTGCTGCGAATACATTCCCATATATAGATGTAAAGAATAATACAGCGACTGTAGAGCACGAAGCCTCGACATCAAAGATCAGTGAAGACCAACTCTTTTACTTACAACAAAGAGGAATGGATATGGAGAAATGTATCTCTATGATCGTAAATGGATTTTGCTCAGATGTTTTCAAAGAGCTACCACTAGAGTTCTCAGTTGAAGCTGTGAAGTTAATAGAAATGAAATTAGAAAATTCGATTGGATAA
- the sufC gene encoding Fe-S cluster assembly ATPase SufC, which yields MIEIKNLHAKVEDNDILRGIDLTIKAGEVHAIMGPNGSGKSTLSKVIAGHPAFEVTQGSIEYNINGKNSDLLELEADERAKNGIFLGFQYPIEIPGVTNFNFLHESFNEVSKANGAGEMDEAAFKEILMPKLKLLEMREEFLNRPVNTGFSGGEKKKNEILQMAVLNPRLALLDETDSGLDIDALKIVAKGVNALKSRFNSVVLVTHYQRLLDYIVPDYVHVLYQGKIIKSGGKELALELEEKGYDWLIK from the coding sequence ATGATTGAAATAAAGAACTTACACGCAAAAGTTGAAGATAACGATATTTTAAGGGGTATTGACCTAACGATTAAGGCCGGAGAGGTTCACGCAATTATGGGACCAAACGGATCGGGAAAGAGTACTCTTTCAAAGGTCATCGCCGGTCACCCAGCGTTTGAAGTAACGCAAGGGTCAATTGAATATAATATCAATGGAAAGAACTCTGATCTACTTGAACTCGAAGCAGACGAGAGAGCAAAGAATGGTATCTTCCTAGGTTTTCAATACCCTATTGAGATTCCAGGTGTAACAAACTTCAACTTCCTTCACGAGTCATTCAACGAAGTTTCAAAGGCGAACGGTGCTGGTGAAATGGATGAAGCTGCATTTAAAGAAATTCTTATGCCTAAACTTAAACTACTTGAAATGAGAGAAGAATTTTTAAATAGACCAGTGAACACTGGTTTCTCAGGTGGAGAGAAGAAGAAGAACGAAATTCTACAGATGGCCGTTCTAAATCCAAGACTTGCTCTACTAGATGAAACAGATTCAGGACTTGATATCGATGCTCTAAAGATTGTGGCAAAAGGTGTAAATGCCCTTAAGAGTAGATTCAACTCTGTCGTTCTCGTAACACATTACCAACGTCTACTTGACTATATTGTCCCAGACTATGTTCACGTTCTCTACCAAGGGAAGATTATTAAGTCTGGAGGAAAAGAGCTTGCGTTAGAACTTGAAGAGAAAGGTTACGACTGGCTAATTAAGTAA
- a CDS encoding aminotransferase class V-fold PLP-dependent enzyme produces the protein MLENFDVLKIRNDFPELSRTVHDRPLIYLDNAASTLKCRPVIDALNAHYSNEAANIHRGVHYLSEMGTIKYEETRKSIQHLINARNDYEVIFTKGTTESLNLVASSYGRKFLKKGDQILLSTLEHHSNIVPWQMIAEEVGAEVIEIPVNDLGEIDLTAYKILLNEKVAIVATNHISNSLGTINPIAEMIKLAHDVGAIYVVDAAQSISHEKIDVQNLDCDFLAFSSHKMFGPTGVGVLYGKEDLLNEMPPYQGGGDMIDVVSFEKTTYNTLPHKFEAGTPHIAGVIALKAAIDYINEIGLDTIKAWEHELLEYATEQLSKIDGLKIIGTSKEKTSVISFTMEGAHPHDIGTLLDRQGIAVRTGHHCTQPLMKRFNIPATTRASFSVYNTKEEVDALVAAIIKTKEFL, from the coding sequence ATGCTAGAGAACTTTGATGTTTTAAAAATTCGAAATGACTTTCCTGAACTTTCTAGAACTGTTCACGATAGACCATTAATTTACTTAGATAATGCCGCTAGTACATTGAAGTGTAGGCCTGTAATAGACGCACTCAACGCCCACTACTCAAATGAAGCGGCGAATATTCACAGAGGTGTTCACTACCTTAGTGAGATGGGAACGATAAAATACGAAGAGACGAGAAAGAGTATTCAACATCTCATTAATGCTAGAAATGATTACGAAGTCATTTTTACTAAGGGTACAACTGAATCACTTAACTTAGTTGCCTCAAGCTATGGAAGGAAGTTCTTAAAAAAGGGTGATCAAATCCTACTTTCAACACTTGAGCACCACTCTAATATTGTTCCATGGCAAATGATTGCTGAAGAAGTCGGCGCAGAAGTCATAGAGATTCCAGTTAATGACTTGGGTGAAATAGATCTTACTGCATATAAAATTCTTCTTAACGAGAAGGTGGCGATTGTAGCGACAAATCATATTTCTAATTCTCTAGGAACGATAAATCCTATTGCTGAGATGATAAAGCTTGCTCACGATGTTGGAGCAATCTATGTTGTAGATGCAGCACAGTCTATCTCACATGAGAAAATTGATGTTCAGAACTTAGACTGTGATTTCCTCGCCTTTAGCTCTCATAAAATGTTTGGACCTACAGGTGTTGGAGTCCTCTACGGAAAAGAGGATTTATTAAATGAGATGCCTCCTTACCAGGGTGGAGGAGATATGATTGACGTGGTTAGTTTTGAAAAGACCACTTACAATACTCTTCCACATAAATTTGAAGCAGGTACTCCGCATATTGCTGGAGTTATTGCTCTTAAAGCGGCCATTGATTATATAAATGAGATAGGTCTAGATACAATAAAGGCATGGGAGCATGAGCTCTTAGAGTATGCAACAGAGCAACTCTCTAAGATAGATGGCCTCAAGATTATTGGAACATCAAAAGAAAAAACATCTGTTATCTCTTTCACAATGGAAGGAGCACACCCTCACGACATAGGGACTCTCCTAGATAGACAAGGTATCGCCGTTCGTACTGGTCACCACTGCACTCAACCACTAATGAAGAGATTTAATATACCTGCAACAACTAGGGCCTCATTCTCTGTCTACAACACGAAAGAAGAAGTAGATGCTCTTGTCGCTGCTATTATAAAAACAAAAGAATTCTTATAA
- a CDS encoding NifU family protein codes for MDIQIQPTPNPNALKFILDKPVKNEGNSSYKSPMDCGDNNLALTLFTVRGVDQLHFYDNVITITKFGYEDWESMEPTIMDYINSEYPKHDPNYFDPDPEAERRANLSPELKEIEAILDKTIRPGLQGDGGDIQTISFEDNILLVQYQGACGTCPSSTTGTLEAIKAILRDEYNPDIDVYIAPSY; via the coding sequence ATGGACATTCAAATCCAACCAACACCAAACCCAAACGCGCTTAAGTTTATACTAGATAAGCCAGTAAAGAATGAAGGGAATTCAAGTTATAAATCACCAATGGACTGTGGAGATAATAATCTTGCCTTAACTCTTTTCACTGTTCGTGGTGTTGATCAACTTCACTTCTACGATAATGTCATTACGATCACCAAGTTTGGCTATGAAGATTGGGAAAGTATGGAACCAACAATCATGGACTACATAAATTCAGAATATCCAAAGCATGATCCTAATTACTTTGATCCTGATCCAGAAGCAGAGAGAAGAGCTAACCTCTCCCCTGAGCTAAAAGAGATTGAGGCCATCTTAGATAAGACAATCAGACCAGGACTTCAAGGAGATGGAGGAGACATCCAAACAATCTCATTTGAAGACAATATTCTACTCGTTCAATACCAAGGGGCCTGTGGTACGTGCCCATCTTCAACAACGGGAACGCTTGAGGCCATCAAGGCCATACTCAGAGACGAGTATAATCCTGATATAGATGTCTACATTGCTCCCAGCTACTAA
- a CDS encoding RrF2 family transcriptional regulator, whose translation MLKVNKKVEYALMALKFMVEKGGELTSAREICDHFKTPFDTTAKVMQVMNSHDILSSVKGIKGGYTINVDLSTISYLKLARIIEAKEVKSICQTNKGLCELHCDCNIVNPMSTLSEKLNQFLNSLSIQELLFGEEFSDKNKLCPIKDIVKELDSNGTQV comes from the coding sequence ATGCTGAAGGTTAATAAAAAAGTAGAATACGCCCTAATGGCGTTAAAATTCATGGTCGAAAAAGGCGGCGAACTAACTAGTGCGCGTGAAATATGTGACCACTTCAAAACACCTTTCGACACTACAGCTAAAGTCATGCAAGTGATGAACTCACACGACATCCTATCTTCTGTAAAAGGAATTAAAGGTGGTTATACAATAAATGTAGACCTCTCAACAATTAGCTATCTTAAACTTGCACGCATTATAGAGGCAAAAGAAGTTAAATCAATCTGCCAAACGAATAAAGGCCTATGCGAACTTCACTGTGATTGCAATATCGTTAATCCAATGAGCACACTCAGTGAGAAATTAAACCAATTTTTAAACTCTCTCTCTATTCAAGAATTACTTTTTGGAGAAGAGTTCAGTGATAAGAACAAACTATGTCCAATTAAAGACATTGTTAAAGAATTAGATTCAAATGGAACACAAGTATGA